In Vanacampus margaritifer isolate UIUO_Vmar chromosome 18, RoL_Vmar_1.0, whole genome shotgun sequence, a genomic segment contains:
- the ccdc78 gene encoding coiled-coil domain-containing protein 78 isoform X2, with the protein MDPREPPHPCSNQAKDQIQQENPIEKNEQLSIKVDYLEKRVAHLSTSNADLSSRLVQSEEEKLKISKELVEEKLQINKTRAQFEEEMFELKNKILNQKDAITELQTERDNLLGELQSVETRLKAGEKSDQELASLKSNYLTLAEARHKELAQSKEPSAELLARDTSQDLHGELDRVRALVGRLLQSRIKPEDLAALNKGQKSMEKTLLGNQEEMKDMLENLKRSYEEEQRKLKEKIGAMGKEQQIQNSQQKATEQSLTCSCCLSQLKEAKEEISKLQLQVKELHELYRARLVCYLGDITEFVDGVGEGKIPSGGNKLRAFVDDMLRDVRASYRAREEQLANATRAYKKSLQRTTKTHHALICAYRAQRQQILAKPDKGLEPGPPETHFNLEATDPREEPNKHYHHFEHKSKLEGQQQVVRDQVAVSKTPTRSTNQEMPNPEHIFQESWLVIRKQLKEITDSTLGIYAKEHKLLSTRATVAEAQVSQLQDYIDKHPDRYKQEIARLRQLGGKQEASGTYNNL; encoded by the exons ATGGACCCACGGGAGCCGCCTCACCCATGTTCAAATCAAGCTAAGGATCAAATTCAACAGGAAAAT CCCATAGAGAAGAATGAGCAACTTTCCATCAAAGTCGACTACTTGGAGAAGCGAGTGGCTCATCTGTCCACCTCCAACGCAGACCTGTCCAGCAGGCTAGTCCAGAGCGAAGAAGAGAAGCTGAAG ATATCAAAGGAGCTTGTGGAGGAGAAGCTCCAAATAAACAAGACGAGAGCCCAGTTTGAAGAGGAGATGTTTGAGCTGAAAAACAAG ATATTGAACCAAAAAGACGCCATAACAGAACTACAGACCGAGCGAGACAATTTACTCGGTGAGCTCCAGTCAGTCGAGACTCGCCTCAAAGCGGGAGAGAAAAGCGACCAAGAGTTGGCCTCGCTCAAGAGCAACTACCTGACCCTGGCTGAGGCCCGCCACAAAGAACTGGCCCAAAGCAAGGAGCCGAGTGCAGAGCTGCTGGCTCGGGACACCTCGCAGGACCTCCACGGGGAGCTGGACCGAGTCAGGGCCCTCGTTGGTCGCCTGTTGCAGAGCAGAATCAAG cCAGAAGATCTTGCAGCTTTGAACAAAGGGCAAAAAAGCATGGAAAAAACT CTACTCGGAAACCAAGAGGAGATGAAAGACATGCTGGAGAACTTGAAGCGCAGCTATGAGGAAGAGCAGAGGAAACTCAAGGAGAAGAT TGGGGCGATGGGAAAAGAGCAGCAAATCCAAAACAGCCAGCAGAAAGCGACAGAGCAGAGTTTG ACATGCTCGTGCTGCCTGAGTCAACTGAAGGAGGCCAAAGAGGAGATCTCCAAACTGCAGCTGCAAGTCAAAGAGCTTCACGAGCTCTATCGTGCAAGGCTGGTGTGCTATTTAGGGGACATAACT GAGTTTGTCGATGGCGTCGGGGAAGGCAAAATTCCGTCCGGGGGAAACAAGTTGAGGGCCTTTGTGGACGACATGCTGCGAGATGTCCGTGCTTCCTACAGGGCCCGCGAGGAGCAGCTCGCCAACGCTACTCGGGCTTATAAAAAGAGCTTGCAGAGGACCACCAAGACCCATCACGCCCTAATATGTGCTTATAG GGCTCAGAGGCAGCAGATTTTGGCCAAACCAGACAAGGGACTAGAACCCGGACCCCCAGAAACTCATTTCAACCTGGAGGCAACTGACCCGAGAGAAGAACCCAACAAACATTACCACCATTTTGAGCATAAGTCAAAGTTGGAgggtcaacagcaagtggtcCGAGACCAG GTGGCAGTCTCCAAAACACCAACTCGTTCAACCAATCAGGA GATGCCAAACCCGGAGCACATATTCCAAGAATCCTGGTTGGTCATCAGGAAACAGCTGAAGGAGATAACGGACTCCACGCTG gGAATCTATGCGAAGGAGCACAAGCTTCTCAGCACCAGAGCGACAGTTGCAGAAGCACAGGTGTCCCAGTTGCAGGACTATATAGACAAGCATCCTGACAG GTATAAGCAAGAGATTGCACGTCTTCGTCAACTGGGTGGTAAACAGGAGGCTTCGGGCACATATAACAATCTTTAA
- the ccdc78 gene encoding coiled-coil domain-containing protein 78 isoform X1 has protein sequence MDPREPPHPCSNQAKDQIQQENPIEKNEQLSIKVDYLEKRVAHLSTSNADLSSRLVQSEEEKLKISKELVEEKLQINKTRAQFEEEMFELKNKILNQKDAITELQTERDNLLGELQSVETRLKAGEKSDQELASLKSNYLTLAEARHKELAQSKEPSAELLARDTSQDLHGELDRVRALVGRLLQSRIKPEDLAALNKGQKSMEKTLLGNQEEMKDMLENLKRSYEEEQRKLKEKIGAMGKEQQIQNSQQKATEQSLTCSCCLSQLKEAKEEISKLQLQVKELHELYRARLVCYLGDITEFVDGVGEGKIPSGGNKLRAFVDDMLRDVRASYRAREEQLANATRAYKKSLQRTTKTHHALICAYRAQRQQILAKPDKGLEPGPPETHFNLEATDPREEPNKHYHHFEHKSKLEGQQQVVRDQVAVSKTPTRSTNQDRMPNPEHIFQESWLVIRKQLKEITDSTLGIYAKEHKLLSTRATVAEAQVSQLQDYIDKHPDRYKQEIARLRQLGGKQEASGTYNNL, from the exons ATGGACCCACGGGAGCCGCCTCACCCATGTTCAAATCAAGCTAAGGATCAAATTCAACAGGAAAAT CCCATAGAGAAGAATGAGCAACTTTCCATCAAAGTCGACTACTTGGAGAAGCGAGTGGCTCATCTGTCCACCTCCAACGCAGACCTGTCCAGCAGGCTAGTCCAGAGCGAAGAAGAGAAGCTGAAG ATATCAAAGGAGCTTGTGGAGGAGAAGCTCCAAATAAACAAGACGAGAGCCCAGTTTGAAGAGGAGATGTTTGAGCTGAAAAACAAG ATATTGAACCAAAAAGACGCCATAACAGAACTACAGACCGAGCGAGACAATTTACTCGGTGAGCTCCAGTCAGTCGAGACTCGCCTCAAAGCGGGAGAGAAAAGCGACCAAGAGTTGGCCTCGCTCAAGAGCAACTACCTGACCCTGGCTGAGGCCCGCCACAAAGAACTGGCCCAAAGCAAGGAGCCGAGTGCAGAGCTGCTGGCTCGGGACACCTCGCAGGACCTCCACGGGGAGCTGGACCGAGTCAGGGCCCTCGTTGGTCGCCTGTTGCAGAGCAGAATCAAG cCAGAAGATCTTGCAGCTTTGAACAAAGGGCAAAAAAGCATGGAAAAAACT CTACTCGGAAACCAAGAGGAGATGAAAGACATGCTGGAGAACTTGAAGCGCAGCTATGAGGAAGAGCAGAGGAAACTCAAGGAGAAGAT TGGGGCGATGGGAAAAGAGCAGCAAATCCAAAACAGCCAGCAGAAAGCGACAGAGCAGAGTTTG ACATGCTCGTGCTGCCTGAGTCAACTGAAGGAGGCCAAAGAGGAGATCTCCAAACTGCAGCTGCAAGTCAAAGAGCTTCACGAGCTCTATCGTGCAAGGCTGGTGTGCTATTTAGGGGACATAACT GAGTTTGTCGATGGCGTCGGGGAAGGCAAAATTCCGTCCGGGGGAAACAAGTTGAGGGCCTTTGTGGACGACATGCTGCGAGATGTCCGTGCTTCCTACAGGGCCCGCGAGGAGCAGCTCGCCAACGCTACTCGGGCTTATAAAAAGAGCTTGCAGAGGACCACCAAGACCCATCACGCCCTAATATGTGCTTATAG GGCTCAGAGGCAGCAGATTTTGGCCAAACCAGACAAGGGACTAGAACCCGGACCCCCAGAAACTCATTTCAACCTGGAGGCAACTGACCCGAGAGAAGAACCCAACAAACATTACCACCATTTTGAGCATAAGTCAAAGTTGGAgggtcaacagcaagtggtcCGAGACCAG GTGGCAGTCTCCAAAACACCAACTCGTTCAACCAATCAGGA CAGGATGCCAAACCCGGAGCACATATTCCAAGAATCCTGGTTGGTCATCAGGAAACAGCTGAAGGAGATAACGGACTCCACGCTG gGAATCTATGCGAAGGAGCACAAGCTTCTCAGCACCAGAGCGACAGTTGCAGAAGCACAGGTGTCCCAGTTGCAGGACTATATAGACAAGCATCCTGACAG GTATAAGCAAGAGATTGCACGTCTTCGTCAACTGGGTGGTAAACAGGAGGCTTCGGGCACATATAACAATCTTTAA
- the metrn gene encoding meteorin, with the protein MRLLGIYAIWILFHAALCNYSEDQCSWRGSGLSQQQGSVEQISLHCSEGNLDWLYPKGALRLTLSPRLPSVVVGPRGGGGSSGLITACVKPSEHFHGAQLYLERDGVLELLVGDRPESSPPPRVRCFSRLPGEKVALFMQATPHQDISRRIASFRYELRGDWTARLSLDSNQISTVEACRPCNDTEILMAVCTSDFVVRGNIRSVEDDGNLRAAVIKVSATRVFRQKYALFTGGGRVATRGDIRTLLQCGVKPGPGSFLFTGRVHFGEAWLGCAPRYKDFLQAYTSAKAAQQIPCELPVD; encoded by the exons ATGCGTCTTTTGGGGATTTAcgccatttggattttattccATGCAGCACTGTGCAACTATTCCGAGGATCAGTGCAGCTGGAGAGGGAG TGGTTTATCCCAGCAGCAAGGCAGCGTGGAGCAAATCTCCCTCCACTGCTCCGAGGGCAACCTGGACTGGCTGTACCCCAAAGGAGCCCTTCGCCTCACCCTGTCCCCCCGCCTACCCTCCGTGGTGGTGGGTCCCAGGGGCGGGGGCGGCAGCTCGGGCCTCATCACGGCCTGCGTCAAGCCCTCGGAGCACTTCCACGGCGCCCAGCTCTACCTGGAGAGGGACGGCGTGCTGGAGCTGCTGGTGGGGGACCGGCCTGAGTCGTCCCCCCCGCCGAGGGTGCGCTGCTTCAGCCGCCTGCCGGGGGAGAAGGTGGCTCTGTTCATGCAGGCGACGCCTCACCAAGACATCAGTCGGCGCATCGCGTCCTTCCGATATGAGCTGAGGGGCGACTGGACTGCGCGCCTGTCACTTGACTCCAACCAGATCAGTACTGTTG AAGCGTGCCGACCGTGCAACGACACTGAGATCCTCATGGCCGTGTGTACAAGTGACTTTG TGGTCCGAGGCAATATCCGGTCGGTGGAGGACGACGGCAACCTCCGCGCCGCCGTCATCAAGGTGTCCGCCACGCGGGTTTTCCGCCAAAAGTACGCCCTCTTCACCGGCGGCGGCCGCGTGGCCACTCGGGGGGACATCCGAACCCTCCTGCAGTGCGGCGTCAAACCGGGGCCCGGCAGCTTCCTCTTCACCGGCCGGGTCCACTTTGGCGAGGCCTGGCTGGGCTGCGCTCCTCGCTACAAGGACTTCCTGCAGGCTTACACCAGCGCCAAAGCGGCTCAGCAGATTCCTTGCGAACTTCCTGTGGACTGA